TGCCGAGATAGCCGGTGTGCCAGCCGGCCGGGATTTCGCGCGCGTCGAGCTCCCACTGCAGGCTGAAATCGACCAGGTAATGCGACCAGGCGGCCGAGCCGACCGTGCCTTGCGCGGGATCGACGCCGGCGATGCCGGAGATCAGGAAATAGGTACGGCGCAGGTCGAATTGCGGCGAGAACGTCAGCGCCATGATGGTGGCGGCCGCGTTCGCGTATCCCATGCCCGTCGTCACGACGCAGACGTCCTCGCGGTTGCATTGCACGTTCGGATAGTCGGGCGAGAGCCCCGGCACCTTCACCTGCGTCCATGGGCCGAGCCGGTCGGTCCAGGCCTGCCCTTCCGGGCCGAACATCGTGACGATCATCACCTTCGGCGCACGCGTGCCGGCAAGGTGGCCGGCAGCGTCGGGCGAAGCCGCGTCCTGCGCGGCGGACAGCGGCGTGGTGCACGCGGCGAACGAGAAAACGGCCAGGGTAGACAGCAAGCGAGTCAGCATCGTCGTTCCTTTTGAATGAAGTGGTGAGAACGGCTCCCGAAGGCTGCGGGACTTGCGCGCGCGGCCAGGCCCTCCGGCCGCGCGCGCCGCGAATCCGCCGTGCCACGGCACGGGCCCCGCGGGGCCGGCGGCGCGCCATGAGGCCCGGTCACGCCGCTGTCCGGTGACAAGCATAACGAAAACCGGCAGGCGCACGCCGGCAGGCGCGCAGACCCGGCTGAGGATACGACGTGCGGGGCGGGGGGCGGCGTCCCGCTGCGCGCCGGCCGTGACGGGCCGCGCTGCAGGCAGGACTGCACCGCGGGCCGGGCGGGGTGAACGGCGGCGGCAGGCGTTGCACTCGCGCTTGCGCCCATGCCCGCTCATGACGAAGGCCGGCGAGCCGACCGCGGCGCGGCCCGAAGCGGGCGCGGCGGCGGCCGGAGCCACGGGGCGGGACGCGGCGCCATGCTCTCTTAGCTGCGCGGCGCGGCCGCCGGCATGACCTCGACGGTCAGGTGCGACAGGCCGTCGACGCCGGCCAGCCGCTGGTGATAGAAGCGCGCATCGCGGCTCGCGCTGCCGGTGGCGACCGACAGCGCGGCGCTCAGATGGCCGGGGCCGAGACGCCAGAGGTGCAGATCGACGACCGCATCGCCGTCGCCCTCGATCCGCTCGCGGATTCGCGCCGCGAGCGCGGGGTCGGGCGTCATGTCGAGCAGCGTCGCGCCGGTGTCGCGGATCAGCACGAACGACCAGTTGGCGATCACCAGCGCGCCGACGATGCCGGCCAGCGGGTCCATCCAGTTCCAGCCGAACGCGCGCGCGGCGATCAGCCCTGCGATCGCGAGCACCGACACCACGGCATCGCCGATCACGTGCAGATACGCAGCGCGGAAATTGTGATCGCGCGCGTGAAACGCCTGCTGGCCGTGGGCGCCGTGATGCGCGGCGGCGTCCGCATGATCGTGCCGATGCGCCGCATCGGCCTGATGCCGCTCCGGCGCGTGATCGTGACCATCGTGATGATCGTGGCCGCCATGCGCATGGCCATGGTGGGCGCCGCCGAGCAGCCAGGCGCAGCTGAGATTGACGGCGAGCCCGAACACGGCGATCGGAATCGCCTCGCCGAACCGGATCGGCACCGGCTCGACCAGCCGCGTGACGGCTTCATAGCCGATCAGCACCGCGATCAGCGCGAGCGCGACGGCGCTCGTGAAACCGGCCAGATCGCCAAGCTTGCCGGTACCGAACGAGAAGCGCGAATCGTGCGCATGGCGCCGCGCGTAGGTATAAGCGAGCGCGGCGATCAGCATCGCGCCGGCATGCGTCGACATGTGCAGGCCGTCGGCGACGAGCGCCAGCGAACCGAAGCGCCAGCCGCCCGCGATCTCGGCCAGCATGGTCAACGCGCAGAGCGCGATCACGAACCAGGTGCGCCGCTCGCGGCTCGCATGCTCGGCGCCGAGAAACACATGCTCGTGCCGTACAGGTCCGGACTTCATGCCCAATGTTTCGTTCATCGCACTTCCCCTCTCCTTACTTGAAGTAACTGTGGACGACCTCGATCAGTTGCTCGGTCGCCCTGCCGCC
The window above is part of the Burkholderia glumae LMG 2196 = ATCC 33617 genome. Proteins encoded here:
- the dmeF gene encoding CDF family Co(II)/Ni(II) efflux transporter DmeF, yielding MNETLGMKSGPVRHEHVFLGAEHASRERRTWFVIALCALTMLAEIAGGWRFGSLALVADGLHMSTHAGAMLIAALAYTYARRHAHDSRFSFGTGKLGDLAGFTSAVALALIAVLIGYEAVTRLVEPVPIRFGEAIPIAVFGLAVNLSCAWLLGGAHHGHAHGGHDHHDGHDHAPERHQADAAHRHDHADAAAHHGAHGQQAFHARDHNFRAAYLHVIGDAVVSVLAIAGLIAARAFGWNWMDPLAGIVGALVIANWSFVLIRDTGATLLDMTPDPALAARIRERIEGDGDAVVDLHLWRLGPGHLSAALSVATGSASRDARFYHQRLAGVDGLSHLTVEVMPAAAPRS